Genomic DNA from Nitrospinota bacterium:
TATCAGAATCGATAAGGTCAAATGTAGTGAGTGGAACACTACCCACATCTTTCGACTATACGATCCTCTTTGCTCCCTACTTCAATTTTGACAATAGCAATTTTATTGGCCACATCCCTCTCGCCGCGTACCTCCGCACCCTTTCAAAAAACGTCTATTCACTCGACAACCGGAACCGGCTAACCCTGCATCCCGATTCGCTTGACGATTTCAGGGATATCGACGGAAAAAGGATATTCGGTTTTGCATCCCTTACAAATGAGGATATGGAACTTATATACAAATATGCGGGAGAAATGGCCGGGGGGGTATTCGTAGAGATCGGGCGGTACCTGGGGGGAAGCACAAACCTTATAGCAACGGCGATAAAAGGGAGCGGCAAGAATACTAAGTTTCACAGTTTCGATCCGATCCTGCCGGATGTAGTTCTCGAAACGCTGAAAAAAAACTGTGTCGAAGATTATGTAACCCTTCACAAAACCGATTCAAGTGAAGCCTTTAAGAACTGG
This window encodes:
- a CDS encoding class I SAM-dependent methyltransferase, with translation MNGWEDFQRYRDKFSSLQWWDREKLIFYHDFKPPFTGTNALMVIPRGEKVLFPLEKIKRILGLVKNMTFSLVIEETSGCEDLLKLEGEHPDNNTVKPLIAKSLLSESIRSNVVSGTLPTSFDYTILFAPYFNFDNSNFIGHIPLAAYLRTLSKNVYSLDNRNRLTLHPDSLDDFRDIDGKRIFGFASLTNEDMELIYKYAGEMAGGVFVEIGRYLGGSTNLIATAIKGSGKNTKFHSFDPILPDVVLETLKKNCVEDYVTLHKTDSSEAFKNWESISGGKGVDFLFIDGDHSYEGVTFDLTSWGSIVKKGGVIIA